The Oryzias latipes chromosome 1, ASM223467v1 genome contains a region encoding:
- the LOC101168523 gene encoding general vesicular transport factor p115-like, producing the protein MDKVKQELSRMEDLGVITKIEEPTDWCSGMVVVPKKKTDKFFGSSSSDSLFGFLQGSKVQTRVGLLMLLCTWISNCPIAVTHFLHNQDNVPFLTAQISENLGEDERLVQGLCALLLGICIYHNDNSLENYTKEKLKQLIEKRIGKENFVEKLGFITKHELYSRAALKPQPVFPSPEQMLFDHEFTKLVKELEGVITKAVHKSSEEDKKEEEVKKTLEQHDNIVTRYKELIREQDAQIQELKEQVAALSSQHEQMQATVAQQLSQIQQHKDQYNILKLKLGKESPSQGDGSQQNGLQTEELSQLREELDELRKQHAVLQTQLAERDALITTLQSSSQTTESPAGGSDNTELLQELEARFLIPPRE; encoded by the exons ATGGACAAAGTGAAGCAGGAACTGTCCCGCATGGAAGACTTAGGTGTGATAACCAAAATAGAGGAGCCAACAGACTGGTGTTCTGGCATGGTGGTGGtacccaaaaagaaaacagacaag TTCTTTGG AAGCTCCTCGTCAGACTCACTGTTTGgttttctgcagggcagcaaaGTCCAGACCAGGGTGGGCCTCCTCATGCTGCTGTGCACATGGATCAGCAACTGTCCCATTGCTGTCACGCACTTCCTGCACAACCAGGATAACGTTCCCTTT CTGACGGCTCAGATCTCTGAGAACCTGGGAGAAGACGAGAGGCTGGTGCAGGGCCTTTGTGCGCTGCTGCTCGGCATCTGTATCTATCATAACGATAACTCACTGGAAAACTACACCAA GGAGAAGCTAAAGCAGCTGATTGAGAAGCGCATCGGAAAGGAGAACTTTGTGGAGAAGCTGGGCTTCATCACCAAACATGAACTGTATTCGCGGGCGGCCCTAAAGCCGCAGCCCGTCTTCCCGTCGCCGGAGCAGATGCTGTTCGACCACGAGTTCACCAAGCTGGTCAAAGAACTGGAAG GGGTGATCACCAAAGCGGTTCACAAGTCCAGCGAGGAGGacaaaaaggaggaagaggtgAAGAAGACGTTGGAGCAGCACGACAACATCGTAACTCGATACAAGGAGCTGATCAGAGAACAG GATGCTCAGAtccaggagctgaaggagcaggTAGCAGCGCTGTCCTCCCAGCACGAGCAGATGCAGGCCACTGTCGCACAGCAGCTATCCCAGATCCAGCAGCACAAAGACCAGTACAACATCCTGAAGCTGAAACTAG GTAAGGAGAGTCCGAGTCAGGGGGACGGCTCCCAGCAGAACGGACTGCAGACCGAGGAGCTCTCTCAGCTCAGAGAGGAGCTGGACGAGCTCCGCAAGCAGCACGCAGTCCTGCAGACGCAACTCGCCGAGCGAGACGCACTAATCACCACCCTG CAGTCGAGCTCCCAGACGACAGAGAGCCCGGCAGGAGGATCAGACaacacagagctgctgcag